Proteins from a genomic interval of Lycium ferocissimum isolate CSIRO_LF1 chromosome 2, AGI_CSIRO_Lferr_CH_V1, whole genome shotgun sequence:
- the LOC132033717 gene encoding arogenate dehydrogenase 2, chloroplastic-like: MLCFTPVQSKPTPTPTSGTINHCPLLPHQRIHYYHHHHHHHPSSNYRLRIRAIDAAQPYDYESRVSNQFAQSNKLKIAIIGFGNFGQFLAKAFLRQGHSVLSHSRTDYSHISQSLGISFFQDPHDLCEQHPDVILLSTSIISTEPVLRSLPIQRLKRNTLFVDVLSVKEFPKDIFLQVLPSHFDILCTHPMFGPESGKQTWKDLPFVYDKVRIGEGESRVSRVDRFLDIFEKEGCRMVEMTCAEHDKYAAGSQFITHTMGRVLEKLDLETTPINTKGYETLLNLVDNTSGDSFDLYYGLFMYNKNAMEQLERLDLAFESLKKELFGHLHEVLRRQLFGKVEEEGQRRVLSKLPKNGHVLPPPSTDAINN; encoded by the coding sequence accatcaccatcaccatcaccCCTCTTCCAATTATCGCCTCCGCATTCGTGCCATTGACGCTGCCCAGCCATACGACTACGAGTCACGTGTCTCCAATCAATTCGCTCAATCCAACAAACTCAAAATCGCCATTATTGGTTTTGGTAACTTTGGCCAATTCCTCGCTAAAGCTTTCCTCCGTCAAGGCCATTCTGTTCTCTCTCATTCCCGTACTGATTACTCTCACATTTCTCAATCCCTTggcatttccttcttccaagaTCCACATGACCTTTGTGAACAACACCCTGATGTTATCCTCCTTTCTACTTCCATCATTTCCACTGAACCCGTCCTTCGTTCCCTCCCTATTCAAAGACTTAAACGCAACACCCTTTTCGTTGACGTTTTATCTGTAAAAGAATTCCCTAAGGATATTTTCCTCCAAGTATTGCCTTCCCATTTCGATATCCTTTGTACTCATCCTATGTTTGGTCCTGAAAGTGGTAAACAAACTTGGAAAGATTTGCCTTTTGTGTATGATAAAGTTCGTATCGGTGAAGGGGAGTCGAGAGTATCGAGGGTTGATAGGTTCTTGGATATATTCGAGAAAGAAGGTTGTAGAATGGTGGAAATGACGTGTGCTGAGCATGATAAATATGCTGCTGGTTCACAGTTTATTACGCATACTATGGGGAGAGTGTTGGAGAAGTTGGATTTAGAGACAACACCTATTAATACAAAAGGGTATGAGACTTTGTTGAATTTGGTGGATAATACTTCCGGCGATAGTTTTGATTTGTACTATGGGTTGTTTATGTACAATAAGAACGCAATGGAGCAGTTGGAGAGACTTGATTTGGCATTTGAGTCGTTGAAGAAGGAGTTATTTGGTCATTTACATGAAGTGTTGAGAAGGCAATTGTTTGGGAAGGTGGAGGAAGAAGGACAGAGGCGTGTCTTGTCAAAGTTGCCCAAGAATGGGCACGTGTTGCCACCTCCTTCCACCGATGCTATCAACAATTAG